The proteins below are encoded in one region of Mycobacterium pseudokansasii:
- the fgd gene encoding glucose-6-phosphate dehydrogenase (coenzyme-F420), giving the protein MAELKLGYKASAEQFAPRELVELGVVAEAHGMDSATVSDHFQPWRHKGGHAPFSLSWMTAVGERTTRLLLGTSVLTPTFRYNPAVIAQAFATMACLYPDRVFLGVGTGEALNEIATGYEGAWPEFKERFARLRESVRLMRELWRGDRVDFDGDYYRLKGASIYDVPEGGVPVYIAAGGPAVAKYAGRAGDGFICTSGKGAELYTEKLIPGVLEGAAAANRDADDIDKMIEIKISYDPDPDLAVQNTRFWAPLSLTAEQKHSIDDPIEMEKAADALPIEQIAKRWIVASDPDEAVEKVGQYVTWGLNHLVFHAPGHDQRRFLQLFETDLAPRLRRLG; this is encoded by the coding sequence GTGGCTGAACTCAAACTCGGATACAAGGCATCGGCTGAACAATTCGCCCCGCGCGAACTCGTCGAACTTGGCGTCGTCGCAGAAGCTCACGGCATGGACAGCGCGACGGTCAGTGACCATTTCCAGCCCTGGCGCCACAAGGGCGGGCACGCACCGTTCTCGTTGTCGTGGATGACCGCCGTCGGCGAACGCACCACGCGGCTGCTGCTGGGCACCTCGGTGCTCACCCCGACCTTCCGCTACAACCCCGCCGTCATCGCGCAGGCCTTCGCCACCATGGCTTGTCTATACCCGGACCGCGTCTTCCTGGGCGTGGGAACCGGCGAGGCGCTGAATGAGATCGCCACCGGATACGAGGGGGCCTGGCCGGAATTCAAGGAACGGTTCGCCCGGCTGCGCGAATCGGTGCGGCTGATGCGCGAACTATGGCGCGGCGACCGTGTGGATTTCGACGGTGACTACTACCGGCTCAAAGGTGCCTCCATCTACGACGTGCCCGAGGGCGGCGTGCCGGTCTACATCGCCGCCGGTGGTCCGGCGGTGGCCAAATACGCCGGACGGGCCGGCGACGGTTTCATCTGCACATCCGGCAAGGGCGCAGAGCTCTACACCGAAAAGCTGATCCCGGGCGTCCTGGAAGGGGCGGCCGCGGCCAACCGCGACGCCGACGACATCGACAAGATGATCGAAATCAAAATCTCTTACGACCCAGACCCAGACCTGGCTGTGCAGAACACCCGGTTCTGGGCGCCGCTGTCGCTGACCGCCGAGCAGAAGCACAGCATCGACGACCCGATCGAGATGGAGAAGGCCGCCGACGCCCTGCCGATCGAGCAGATCGCCAAGCGCTGGATCGTGGCGTCCGACCCGGACGAAGCCGTGGAAAAGGTGGGCCAGTACGTGACGTGGGGCCTTAACCACCTGGTGTTCCACGCGCCCGGGCACGACCAGCGCCGATTCCTGCAGCTGTTCGAAACGGACCTGGCGCCGCGGCTGCGACGGCTGGGCTGA
- a CDS encoding PE/PPE C-terminal domain-containing protein, whose product MSSVSSVAKLLSSSTTAVASDAATLGSALSGVGAVAPAAGLFTAGTASAVAAEVGKAASLGPLSVPSSWASTAMTVSPAAAPWSGAAGVVAAQSGASGNLLGGLPIAGMPSRGGASGLNGTTPRPGAPPTVMPRPLFGG is encoded by the coding sequence ATGTCCTCGGTGAGCTCGGTGGCAAAGCTTCTCAGCTCGTCCACCACCGCGGTGGCCAGCGATGCCGCAACGCTGGGCTCGGCGCTGTCCGGTGTCGGAGCGGTGGCGCCGGCGGCAGGGCTTTTCACGGCGGGGACCGCATCGGCCGTCGCGGCCGAGGTGGGCAAGGCCGCGTCGCTGGGACCGTTGTCGGTGCCGTCGAGTTGGGCCTCGACCGCAATGACGGTCAGCCCCGCGGCCGCGCCGTGGAGCGGCGCCGCCGGTGTTGTGGCCGCCCAGTCAGGTGCGAGCGGAAACCTGTTGGGCGGGTTGCCGATTGCCGGAATGCCCAGCCGCGGTGGTGCGAGCGGCCTGAACGGCACGACGCCACGGCCCGGGGCGCCCCCCACGGTGATGCCGCGCCCGCTGTTCGGCGGATGA
- a CDS encoding PPE domain-containing protein, whose amino-acid sequence MDFGALAPEATSAKMYTGPGAGSLLGAAAAWEAVADELYCAADSCAATISAVTGHTWIGQAAVAISPSR is encoded by the coding sequence ATGGATTTTGGTGCATTGGCACCCGAAGCCACTTCGGCGAAAATGTATACCGGCCCTGGCGCCGGGTCGCTGCTGGGCGCGGCGGCAGCGTGGGAAGCAGTAGCCGACGAGCTGTACTGCGCGGCGGATTCGTGCGCCGCGACCATCTCGGCCGTCACCGGCCACACCTGGATAGGCCAGGCAGCGGTGGCGATCTCGCCCAGCCGGTAA
- a CDS encoding SAM-dependent methyltransferase: MVRTDDDDWDPATGVGVTATFGATARAVGAAAGLLNDPFAEPLVRAAGVPYFTRIIDGDLVETDEAENRTTAALIDILVTHTRFLDGFLADAGRAGIRQAVILGSGLDARPYRLWWPPGTTVYEIDQPRVIEFKTRLLYGLGAKPTAHRRAVGIDLRQDWLAALWRVGFDADQPTVWIAENLLVGYLPPGGQERLLKDVTAVSALGSRFAADHMPTWTPLQQKAGRAFVDRWRKFGLDVDLAALTYPGEYRYLPEWLASNGWETVDRDVVELFAAMGMPGRWSVRPRDVAITPRYVTATLV; encoded by the coding sequence ATGGTACGCACCGATGACGACGACTGGGATCCGGCGACCGGCGTCGGGGTAACCGCGACGTTCGGCGCCACCGCCAGGGCCGTCGGCGCCGCCGCCGGGTTGCTGAACGACCCGTTCGCCGAACCGTTGGTTCGCGCCGCGGGAGTGCCGTACTTCACCCGGATTATCGACGGCGATCTGGTGGAGACCGACGAGGCCGAAAACCGGACAACGGCCGCGCTCATCGACATCCTGGTGACCCACACCCGATTCCTCGACGGTTTCCTTGCCGACGCGGGCCGGGCGGGGATTCGTCAGGCGGTGATCCTGGGGTCGGGCCTCGATGCCCGGCCATACCGGCTGTGGTGGCCACCGGGAACAACGGTGTACGAGATAGACCAGCCCCGAGTGATCGAATTCAAAACCCGCTTGTTGTATGGGCTGGGCGCCAAGCCGACAGCGCACCGCCGTGCGGTCGGCATCGACCTTCGTCAGGATTGGCTGGCGGCCTTGTGGCGGGTCGGTTTCGACGCGGACCAGCCCACGGTGTGGATTGCCGAGAACCTGCTCGTGGGCTACCTGCCGCCCGGCGGGCAGGAGCGGCTGCTGAAAGACGTCACCGCGGTGAGTGCGCTCGGCAGCCGGTTCGCCGCCGATCACATGCCCACCTGGACACCGTTACAGCAGAAGGCGGGACGGGCTTTCGTCGACCGCTGGCGCAAGTTCGGCCTGGACGTAGACCTGGCAGCGCTGACGTATCCGGGTGAATACCGTTATCTGCCGGAATGGTTGGCATCCAACGGCTGGGAGACGGTGGACCGCGACGTCGTCGAACTGTTCGCCGCGATGGGAATGCCCGGCCGCTGGAGTGTCCGGCCTCGTGACGTGGCGATCACACCCAGATACGTCACCGCGACGCTGGTCTAG
- a CDS encoding NAD(P)/FAD-dependent oxidoreductase — MTPPPSEGSSVGRRHHVVIIGSGFGGLTAAKALKRADVDVTLISKTTTHLFQPLLYQVATGILSEGDIAPTTRLILRNQKNVRVLLGEIIGMDLNAKTVTSKLMDMETVTPFDSLIVAAGAQQSYFGNDDFAIFAPGMKTIDDALELRGRILGAFEAAEVATDHAERERRLTFVVVGAGPTGVELAGEIVQLAERTLAGAFRTITPSECRVILLDAAPAVLPPMGPKLGLKAQRKLEKMDVEVQLNAMVTAVDYKGITVRDKDGTERRIDCACKVWAAGVQASPLGKMVAEQSGGTETDRAGRVIVEPDLTVKGHPYVFVVGDLMSVPGVPGMAQGAIQGARYATTIIKHAVKGHDDPANRKPFHYFNKGSMALISHFSAVTKIGKVEFAGFFAWLAWLLLHLLYLVGHRNRIAAAFSWGLAFLGRTRGQMAITSQMVYARLAMRYVQARAEEGALAAAEQAERAEQRAVG, encoded by the coding sequence ATGACGCCCCCACCCAGCGAAGGCTCGTCCGTCGGCAGGCGCCATCACGTCGTCATCATCGGCAGCGGTTTTGGCGGGCTGACCGCGGCCAAGGCGCTCAAGCGAGCCGACGTCGACGTCACCCTCATCTCCAAGACGACCACCCACTTGTTCCAGCCGCTGCTGTACCAAGTGGCCACCGGAATTTTGTCCGAGGGTGACATCGCCCCGACCACCAGGCTGATCTTGCGCAACCAAAAGAACGTGCGGGTGTTGCTGGGTGAAATCATCGGCATGGACCTGAACGCAAAGACGGTCACGTCGAAATTGATGGACATGGAGACGGTCACGCCGTTTGACAGTCTCATCGTGGCAGCCGGTGCGCAGCAGTCCTATTTCGGCAACGACGATTTCGCCATCTTCGCGCCCGGCATGAAGACCATTGACGATGCCCTGGAGCTGCGTGGGCGGATCCTGGGAGCGTTCGAGGCCGCCGAAGTCGCCACCGACCATGCCGAGCGCGAACGCCGGCTGACTTTCGTCGTGGTCGGGGCCGGTCCCACGGGCGTGGAGCTCGCCGGGGAGATTGTCCAACTCGCCGAGCGCACCCTCGCCGGGGCATTTCGAACCATTACGCCCAGCGAGTGCCGGGTGATCCTGCTCGACGCCGCGCCCGCGGTACTGCCGCCGATGGGCCCGAAGTTGGGTCTCAAGGCGCAACGAAAGCTCGAGAAGATGGACGTCGAAGTCCAGCTCAACGCGATGGTGACCGCCGTGGATTACAAGGGCATCACGGTCAGGGACAAAGACGGCACCGAGCGCCGCATCGACTGCGCGTGCAAGGTGTGGGCGGCCGGCGTACAGGCCAGCCCGCTGGGCAAGATGGTGGCCGAACAGTCCGGGGGAACCGAAACCGATCGCGCCGGACGGGTAATCGTGGAACCCGACCTCACCGTCAAAGGACACCCGTACGTCTTCGTGGTCGGTGATTTGATGTCGGTGCCCGGTGTACCCGGGATGGCCCAGGGCGCCATCCAGGGGGCACGCTATGCCACCACGATCATCAAGCACGCGGTGAAAGGCCATGACGACCCGGCCAACCGCAAGCCGTTCCACTATTTCAACAAGGGCAGCATGGCCCTCATCTCCCATTTCAGCGCCGTCACCAAGATCGGCAAGGTGGAGTTCGCCGGATTCTTCGCCTGGCTGGCGTGGCTGCTGCTGCATCTGCTGTACCTGGTGGGCCACCGCAATCGCATTGCCGCCGCGTTCTCCTGGGGGCTGGCCTTCCTGGGCCGCACACGCGGGCAGATGGCCATCACCAGCCAGATGGTCTACGCCAGGCTGGCGATGCGCTATGTCCAGGCGCGGGCCGAAGAAGGCGCCCTGGCCGCTGCCGAACAGGCCGAAAGGGCCGAACAGCGAGCGGTCGGTTAG
- a CDS encoding MBL fold metallo-hydrolase encodes MAHQLKTELVQVTEKVHLAHGHAVNWVLVIDDTGVMLIDAGYPGDRAEVLGSLRLLGYQPGDVRAILLTHAHIDHLGTAIWFAREHHTPVYCHADEVGHAKREYLEQVSILDVALRLWRPRWAVWTAHVVRNGGLVRDGIPTTRPLTAEVAAGLPGHPMAIFTPGHTNGHCSYLVDGVLASGDALITGHPLLRRGGPQLLPAVFSYSQQNCIRSLAALALLETEILAPGHGALWRGPIRAATDEALQRAGAFAR; translated from the coding sequence ATGGCCCACCAGCTGAAGACGGAGCTTGTTCAGGTTACCGAGAAGGTTCACCTCGCCCATGGGCACGCGGTCAACTGGGTGCTGGTGATCGACGACACCGGGGTGATGCTGATCGACGCCGGTTATCCCGGCGATCGCGCGGAGGTGCTGGGGTCGCTGCGCCTGTTGGGCTATCAGCCTGGGGATGTGCGCGCAATCCTGCTGACCCACGCGCACATCGACCACCTGGGCACCGCGATCTGGTTCGCCCGTGAGCATCACACCCCGGTGTACTGCCATGCCGACGAGGTCGGGCACGCCAAGCGCGAATACCTGGAGCAGGTGTCGATACTCGATGTCGCGCTGCGTCTCTGGCGGCCCCGCTGGGCGGTGTGGACCGCTCATGTGGTGCGCAACGGCGGCCTGGTCCGCGACGGCATTCCGACGACACGGCCATTGACCGCCGAGGTGGCCGCGGGGCTGCCGGGTCATCCGATGGCGATCTTCACTCCCGGACACACCAACGGGCATTGCTCGTATCTGGTCGACGGCGTACTGGCCAGCGGCGATGCCTTGATCACCGGCCATCCCTTGTTGCGCCGCGGCGGGCCGCAGCTACTGCCGGCGGTGTTCAGCTACAGCCAGCAGAACTGCATCCGCAGCCTGGCGGCGCTGGCCCTGCTGGAAACCGAGATCCTGGCGCCGGGCCACGGTGCGCTGTGGCGCGGCCCGATCCGCGCGGCCACCGACGAGGCCCTGCAGCGAGCGGGAGCATTCGCCCGCTGA
- a CDS encoding DUF3054 domain-containing protein, which produces MQPRRRLSWMGALATDVVAVLIFCTLGRRSHAEGISVAGVATTAWPFLSGTLAGWLVSRGWRRPTSVTPTGVMVWIGTVAVGMVLRKATAAGVAVSFVVVASSVTGVLLLGWRAAAGLMLRRRSDV; this is translated from the coding sequence ATGCAACCGCGGCGCCGGCTCTCCTGGATGGGCGCGTTGGCAACCGACGTGGTCGCCGTCCTGATCTTCTGCACCCTCGGGCGCCGCAGCCATGCCGAGGGCATCAGCGTCGCCGGCGTCGCGACAACCGCGTGGCCGTTTCTGAGCGGGACCCTCGCCGGATGGCTGGTGTCGCGGGGCTGGCGACGGCCCACCAGCGTGACACCCACCGGGGTGATGGTGTGGATCGGCACGGTGGCGGTCGGCATGGTGTTGCGCAAGGCCACGGCGGCCGGTGTGGCGGTGAGTTTCGTCGTGGTCGCCTCGTCGGTCACCGGCGTGTTATTGCTCGGTTGGCGCGCGGCCGCCGGGCTGATGCTGCGCCGCCGTTCGGATGTGTGA
- a CDS encoding acyl-CoA dehydrogenase, translated as MSTDTPPAFDRYDPLGLDASLSADELAVRDTVRQFCAEQVTPFVTEWFENGDLPVARELAKQFGQLGLLGMHLHGYGCGGSSAVHYGLACLELEAADSGIRSLVSVQGSLAMFAIWHNGSEEQKQQWLPGMAAGELVGCFGLTEPDAGSDPAAMKTRARRDGSDWLLDGRKMWITNGSVADVAVVWAGTDEGIRGFVVPTDTPGFTANTIHHKLSLRASITSELVLDSVRLPAEAMLPAAIGLRAPLACLSEARYGIVWGAMGAARSSWQSALDYAIQRTQFGRPIAGFQLTQAKLVDMAVELHKGQLLALHLGRLKDRVGLRPEQVSFGKLNNTREAIEICRTARTILGGNGISLEYPVIRHMVNLESVLTYEGTPEMHQLVLGQAFTGMAAFR; from the coding sequence ATGAGCACTGACACACCGCCCGCCTTCGACCGCTACGACCCGCTCGGGCTGGACGCGTCGCTGTCCGCCGATGAACTCGCGGTCCGCGACACCGTACGGCAATTCTGTGCCGAACAGGTGACGCCGTTCGTCACCGAGTGGTTCGAGAACGGCGACCTTCCGGTGGCCCGCGAGCTGGCCAAACAGTTCGGCCAACTCGGCCTGCTGGGAATGCATTTGCACGGCTACGGATGTGGGGGCTCGTCCGCGGTCCACTACGGCTTGGCCTGCCTGGAGCTCGAGGCCGCCGATTCCGGCATCCGGTCGTTGGTATCGGTGCAAGGTTCGCTGGCAATGTTCGCCATTTGGCACAACGGCTCCGAGGAGCAGAAGCAGCAATGGCTGCCCGGCATGGCGGCCGGTGAGCTGGTCGGCTGTTTCGGGCTGACCGAACCCGACGCCGGATCCGACCCGGCCGCCATGAAAACACGGGCCCGACGTGACGGCTCGGATTGGCTGCTCGACGGGCGAAAGATGTGGATCACCAACGGTTCGGTCGCCGACGTGGCAGTCGTGTGGGCCGGCACCGACGAGGGAATCCGCGGATTTGTCGTGCCCACCGACACCCCGGGCTTCACCGCCAACACCATTCACCACAAGCTCTCGCTGCGAGCGTCGATCACCAGCGAGTTGGTGCTCGACAGTGTCCGGCTGCCCGCCGAAGCGATGCTGCCCGCCGCTATTGGACTCCGGGCGCCGCTGGCGTGCCTGTCCGAGGCGCGTTACGGAATCGTTTGGGGCGCAATGGGTGCGGCGCGCTCGTCGTGGCAGTCCGCGCTGGACTATGCTATACAGCGCACCCAATTCGGCCGTCCCATCGCCGGATTCCAGTTGACTCAGGCGAAGCTTGTCGACATGGCCGTCGAACTGCACAAGGGCCAACTGCTCGCGCTGCATCTAGGACGGCTCAAAGACCGTGTCGGCCTGCGCCCCGAGCAGGTCAGCTTCGGCAAGCTCAACAACACCCGCGAGGCGATCGAGATCTGCCGGACCGCGCGGACCATCCTGGGCGGCAACGGAATATCGCTGGAGTACCCGGTGATCAGGCACATGGTCAACCTGGAATCGGTACTGACCTACGAGGGCACCCCCGAGATGCACCAGCTGGTGCTCGGCCAGGCCTTCACCGGCATGGCCGCATTCCGCTGA
- a CDS encoding O-succinylhomoserine sulfhydrylase: MTGARSVRTPKPLPDGVSQATIGVRGGLLRSGFDETAEAMYLTSGYVYESAATAEQSFAGELDHFVYSRYGNPTVSMFEERLRLIEGAPAAFATASGMAAVFTSLGALLAAGDRLVAARSLFGSCFVVCNEILPRWGVQTVFVDGDDLSQWEQALADPSKPTRAVFFETPANPMQSLVDIAAVTELAHAAGAKVVLDNVFATPLLQQGFPLGVDVVVYSGTKHIDGQGRVLGGAILGDKEYIDGPVQKLMRHTGPAMSAFNAWVLLKGLETLAVRVEHSNSSALRIAAFLEAHPAVSWVRYPFLPSHPQYNLAKRQMSGGGTVVTFALDAPESAAKQRAFEVLDKLALIDISNNLGDAKSLVTHPATTTHRAMGPEGRAAIGLGDDVVRISVGLEGTDDLIADLDRALS, from the coding sequence ATGACCGGCGCGCGTTCGGTCCGCACGCCCAAGCCGCTGCCCGACGGTGTCAGCCAGGCCACCATCGGAGTGCGCGGCGGGCTGTTGCGCTCGGGGTTCGACGAGACCGCCGAGGCGATGTATCTGACGTCCGGCTATGTCTACGAGTCGGCGGCGACGGCCGAGCAGTCGTTTGCCGGCGAGCTGGACCACTTCGTGTACTCGCGCTACGGCAACCCGACCGTATCGATGTTCGAGGAGCGGCTGCGACTGATCGAGGGAGCGCCGGCGGCATTCGCCACCGCCAGCGGCATGGCGGCGGTGTTCACCTCGCTGGGCGCGCTGCTGGCGGCCGGGGATCGGTTGGTGGCCGCGCGCAGCCTGTTCGGATCGTGCTTTGTGGTGTGCAACGAGATCCTGCCGCGCTGGGGAGTGCAGACGGTTTTCGTCGACGGCGACGACCTTTCGCAATGGGAGCAGGCGCTGGCCGACCCCTCCAAGCCCACCCGAGCGGTGTTCTTCGAGACGCCGGCGAATCCCATGCAGTCGCTGGTGGACATCGCCGCGGTGACTGAGCTGGCACATGCCGCCGGTGCAAAAGTCGTGCTGGACAACGTTTTTGCCACGCCATTGCTGCAGCAGGGCTTTCCGCTCGGGGTTGACGTGGTGGTGTACTCGGGCACCAAGCACATCGACGGCCAAGGCCGGGTGCTCGGCGGCGCCATCCTTGGTGACAAGGAGTACATCGACGGCCCGGTGCAGAAACTGATGCGCCACACCGGACCGGCGATGAGCGCCTTCAATGCCTGGGTGCTGCTGAAAGGCCTTGAGACACTCGCGGTTCGGGTCGAGCACAGCAATTCCTCGGCGCTGCGGATCGCCGCGTTCCTGGAAGCCCATCCCGCGGTGAGTTGGGTGCGCTACCCGTTTTTGCCGTCACATCCGCAATACAACCTGGCCAAGCGGCAAATGTCCGGCGGCGGAACCGTCGTCACCTTCGCGCTGGACGCTCCGGAGAGTGCGGCCAAGCAACGGGCGTTCGAGGTGCTCGACAAGCTTGCGCTGATCGATATCTCCAACAACCTCGGGGACGCGAAATCGCTTGTCACGCATCCGGCTACCACGACGCACCGGGCCATGGGCCCGGAGGGCCGCGCCGCGATCGGCCTGGGTGACGACGTGGTCCGCATCTCGGTCGGGCTGGAAGGCACCGACGACCTGATCGCCGATCTGGACCGGGCGTTGAGCTAG
- a CDS encoding class I SAM-dependent methyltransferase — MSSSATIPGVSVVTQDGSAVEIYRRMPSLGEIEHIQSLLTPNSSVLELGSGTGRIADALAALGHRVTAVDDSPEMLAHIRRARAIQARIEDVRLAEKFDAVLLVSNLINYPDAPLRRSMLATFAHHLAPSGQVIIEWVPPSMLASRQQGWTKTVTFGQAAATLTIHSNAGGIITGEFTLTADGRRWHQSLVLQRVSPATVRDELTAAGLTLTTAAPNSTRWLLAKRR; from the coding sequence ATGTCCAGCAGCGCAACGATTCCCGGTGTCAGTGTAGTGACACAGGACGGCAGCGCGGTCGAAATCTACCGGCGGATGCCGTCACTGGGCGAAATCGAGCACATTCAGTCGCTGCTGACACCCAACAGTTCGGTGCTGGAGCTGGGCTCCGGCACCGGGCGTATCGCCGACGCTCTGGCCGCGCTCGGTCATCGGGTCACGGCCGTCGACGACTCGCCCGAGATGCTCGCACACATCCGCCGCGCCCGAGCGATTCAGGCCCGCATCGAGGACGTCCGGCTGGCCGAGAAGTTCGACGCCGTGCTGCTGGTCTCCAACCTGATCAACTACCCGGACGCCCCGCTGCGCAGATCGATGCTGGCAACGTTTGCCCACCATCTCGCGCCGAGCGGGCAGGTCATCATCGAATGGGTGCCGCCCTCGATGTTGGCGTCCCGGCAGCAGGGCTGGACCAAGACCGTGACGTTCGGGCAAGCGGCAGCGACCCTGACGATCCACTCCAACGCCGGCGGCATCATCACGGGTGAGTTCACCTTGACGGCCGACGGCCGGCGATGGCACCAGTCGCTCGTGCTGCAGCGCGTCAGCCCGGCGACCGTGCGAGACGAGCTGACGGCGGCCGGGCTCACCCTGACGACCGCCGCGCCCAATTCGACCCGGTGGTTGCTGGCGAAGCGACGCTGA
- the pta gene encoding phosphate acetyltransferase encodes MSSSSPGTTAIYIAAPEPASGKATIALGILHRLTATVAKVGVFRPLTRASGARDYLLELLLEHTTAGLPYEQCVGVTYQQLHGDTDSAVTDIVAAYHAMAHKCDAVVIVGSDYTDVATPTELSVNARIAVNLGVPVLLAVNAKGRTADQVVSVVGVCLAELSAHHAHTAAVVANRCDPAELAAVGEALRIVGPPSYVLPEEPLLSAPTVAELERAVDGTAISGEAPLRNREVLDVLVAGMTADHVLERLRDGMAVITPGDRSDVVLAVASAHAAEGFPSLSCIVLNGGFDLHPSIAALVSGLRLRLPIIATTLGTYETASAAAAARGRLTATSQRKIDTALELMDRHVDAADLMTHLAIPIPTVTTPQMFTYGLQQRARLDRKHIVLPEGDDDRILKSAGRLLQRGIADLTILGDEARIRPRAAELGVDLGQAKVLDPRTSPLCDHFAEQYAELRKSHGITAELAREIICDVSSFGTMLVYNAHVDGMVSGAAHTTAHTVRPALEIIGTAPGISTVSSIFLMCLPDRVLAYGDCAIVPNPTPEQLADIAICSARTAAQFGIEPRVAMLSYSTGASGTGADVEKVRTATELVRSREPQLLVEGPIQYDAAVDPAVAAAKMRDSPVAGRATVLIFPDLNTGNNTYKAVQRSAGAIAIGPVLQGLRKPVNDLSRGALIEDIVNTVAITAIQAQGIDDGR; translated from the coding sequence GTGTCTTCCAGCTCCCCGGGTACCACTGCGATCTATATCGCTGCGCCCGAACCTGCGTCCGGTAAGGCGACGATCGCGCTGGGGATTCTGCACCGGTTGACCGCGACGGTCGCCAAAGTCGGTGTGTTCCGGCCACTTACGCGAGCATCCGGGGCGCGCGACTACCTCCTGGAGCTGCTGCTGGAACACACCACCGCGGGCCTGCCCTACGAGCAATGCGTGGGTGTGACCTACCAACAGCTGCATGGCGACACCGATTCCGCGGTCACCGACATCGTCGCCGCGTATCACGCGATGGCGCACAAGTGCGACGCGGTGGTGATCGTCGGCAGCGACTACACCGACGTCGCCACCCCCACCGAACTGTCGGTCAACGCCCGGATCGCGGTCAACCTCGGCGTGCCGGTGCTGTTGGCGGTCAATGCCAAAGGCCGCACCGCCGACCAGGTGGTCAGCGTCGTCGGGGTGTGTCTGGCCGAGTTGTCGGCCCACCACGCGCACACCGCGGCGGTGGTGGCCAACCGCTGCGACCCGGCGGAACTGGCGGCCGTCGGCGAAGCGCTGCGCATCGTCGGGCCGCCCAGCTACGTGCTGCCCGAGGAGCCGCTGCTGTCGGCGCCGACGGTAGCCGAATTGGAAAGGGCCGTCGACGGGACGGCGATCAGCGGTGAGGCGCCGCTGCGCAATCGCGAGGTGCTGGACGTGCTGGTGGCCGGGATGACCGCCGATCACGTGCTGGAGCGGCTGCGCGACGGCATGGCGGTGATCACCCCGGGCGACCGCTCCGACGTGGTGCTCGCCGTCGCCAGCGCCCATGCGGCCGAGGGGTTTCCGTCGCTGTCGTGCATCGTGCTCAACGGCGGTTTCGACTTGCATCCGTCGATTGCGGCGCTGGTGTCGGGGCTGCGGCTGAGGTTGCCGATCATCGCCACCACATTGGGTACCTATGAGACCGCCAGCGCCGCCGCGGCGGCCCGCGGCCGGCTCACCGCAACCTCGCAGCGCAAGATCGACACCGCGCTGGAGCTGATGGACCGCCACGTCGATGCCGCCGACCTGATGACCCACCTTGCCATCCCGATCCCGACCGTGACCACACCGCAGATGTTCACCTATGGCCTGCAGCAACGCGCGCGTTTGGACCGCAAACACATCGTGCTTCCCGAGGGCGACGACGACCGCATCCTCAAGTCCGCCGGCCGCCTGCTGCAGCGCGGCATCGCCGACCTGACGATACTCGGCGACGAGGCCCGGATCCGGCCGCGCGCAGCCGAACTCGGCGTGGATCTGGGCCAGGCAAAGGTGCTTGACCCGCGCACCAGCCCGCTGTGCGACCACTTCGCCGAGCAATATGCCGAATTGCGGAAGTCGCACGGCATCACCGCCGAGCTGGCACGTGAAATCATTTGTGACGTATCGTCTTTCGGCACCATGCTGGTATACAATGCCCACGTCGACGGCATGGTGTCCGGAGCTGCCCATACCACCGCGCACACCGTTCGTCCCGCCCTGGAGATCATCGGAACCGCCCCGGGTATCTCGACGGTGTCCAGCATCTTTCTGATGTGCCTGCCCGATCGGGTGTTGGCCTACGGCGACTGCGCGATCGTGCCGAACCCGACGCCCGAGCAGTTGGCCGATATCGCCATCTGCTCGGCGCGCACCGCCGCACAGTTCGGTATCGAACCGCGGGTGGCCATGCTGTCCTACTCCACCGGGGCGTCAGGGACCGGAGCGGACGTCGAAAAGGTCAGGACAGCAACGGAGTTGGTCCGCTCACGGGAGCCGCAGCTGCTGGTCGAGGGGCCCATCCAATACGACGCCGCGGTGGACCCCGCGGTCGCGGCCGCCAAAATGCGTGATTCGCCGGTGGCCGGCCGGGCGACGGTGCTGATCTTTCCCGATCTCAACACCGGCAACAACACCTACAAGGCAGTGCAGCGTTCGGCGGGAGCCATCGCGATCGGCCCGGTGCTGCAGGGCCTGCGCAAGCCGGTGAACGACCTGTCGCGCGGAGCGCTGATCGAGGACATCGTCAACACGGTTGCCATTACCGCAATTCAGGCGCAGGGGATCGACGATGGCAGGTAG